The following proteins come from a genomic window of Musa acuminata AAA Group cultivar baxijiao chromosome BXJ1-7, Cavendish_Baxijiao_AAA, whole genome shotgun sequence:
- the LOC135679395 gene encoding uncharacterized protein LOC135679395 has product MTKLGPSRQVTKRRARDDIRAKMVLGVDLNTPPLEGHEQEASSGSRNPPVSQRTSVSITRCNHPTGQQQGSLLSTNYGTNSLLIDVDAIEDEVQLLSSSRGFPQGRNCSRRNQPVTVVLDEDTDTHSRRSEGSVTMLSLDNHNKHERSSRNTTVINCEAYPDLEKEDNVKGKNVMEYRPEPPKQPTFTCPICMNTLVEASSTICGHIFCQSCIKASVQFQKKCPTCRRKLTMNNFHKVYLPTTD; this is encoded by the exons ATGACCAAGCTTGGGCCATCGAGGCAAGTTACAAAGAGGCGTGCCAGAGACGATATCCGAGCTAAAATGGTTCTTGGTGTGGACCTCAACACTCCCCCTCTTGAGGGCCATGAGCAGGAGGCATCTTCTGGTTCCAGGAATCCTCCGGTATCACAAAGAACATCTGTTTCCATTACTCGGTGCAATCATCCGACCGGACAGCAGCAGGGTTCTCTTCTATCAACCAATTATGGTACAAATAGTTTGCTCATTGATGTAGATGCAATTGAGGATGAGGTCCAGTTGCTCTCATCTTCAAGAGGATTTCCTCAG GGAAGGAACTGTTCTAGGAGAAACCAGCCTGTGACAGTGGTTCTAGATGAAGATACTGACACACATTCAAGAAGATCag AGGGATCGGTGACCATGTTATCTTTGGACAATCACAATAAGCATGAAAGaagttcaagaaacacaacagttATTAATTGTGAGGCGTATCCAGATTTGGAAAAGGAGGACAATGTGAAG GGCAAGAATGTGATGGAATATAGGCCAGAGCCTCCTAAGCAACCGACTTTCACCTGCCCTATCTGCATGAACACTTTGgttgaggcatcatcaaccatttgcGGTCATATTTTCTGCCAGAGCTGCATAAAGGCCTCCGTTCAATTTCAGAAGAAGTGCCCCACTTGTCGAAGAAAGCTGACCATGAACAATTTCCACAAGGTGTATCTGCCAACTACCGACTGA
- the LOC135679393 gene encoding CRIB domain-containing protein RIC4-like: protein MRDRRMDRFVILPFSGGCVSQSSVAVCENQPKRAAQTEAAPATSGKPRSSFGVVPFPRPCISTGFQKLVRSLKSLSQHLVFYKEEDEEVEMEIGFPTDVQHVAHMGWDGFNGMSSKTSWDKPPAQFLTLPPFSLKQFELAMTAQAGAPPPPSHGPGGSWPQ from the exons ATGAGAGACCGGCGAATGGATAGGTTCGTCATCCTTCCCTTCTCCGGCGGCTGTGTCTCACAGTCGAGCGTTGCAGTATGCGAGAACCAACCGAAGAGAGCAGCACAGACTGAGGCAGCTCCGGCAACAA GTGGGAAGCCCAGGAGCTCGTTCGGCGTTGTTCCTTTTCCAAGGCCCTGCATCTCTACAGGGTTCCAGAAACTAGTGAGGAGCCTCAAGAGCTTATCCCAGCATCTCGTGTTCTACAAGGAAGAGGATGAAGAGGTGGAGATGGAAATTGGGTTCCCCACCGACGTGCAACACGTCGCTCACATGGGGTGGGACGGATTCAACGGCATGAGCAGCAAGACAAGCTGGGACAAGCCGCCCGCACAGTTCCTTACCCTCCCTCCCTTCTCGCTGAAGCAGTTTGAGCTGGCCATGACCGCACAAGCCGGCGCCCCTCCTCCTCCATCCCATGGTCCCGGTGGGTCTTGGCCGCAGTGA
- the LOC135585098 gene encoding uncharacterized protein LOC135585098, translating into MIQLLFLVLFAEGAVALILIWKVGPLRELAMRGLDQLKTGKGPATVKTLACTMSVILASSVASILKIQNRGAKLGTVTPMDQVLWRTHLLEASLIGYTLFLALVIDRLHHYLRKLVSLKTTVGTSREEVDNLKKEQQSFKEKEKTSLSERKKLHEEVTRLKERLQKLKLDSEEHEKRAQTAEAHVAALQKQSEELLLEYDHLLEDNQILQTRALAFRN; encoded by the exons ATGATACAGCTGTTGTTCCTGGTGCTCTTCGCGGAGGGAGCGGTGGCACTGATACTGATATGGAAGGTTGGGCCGCTCCGGGAGCTGGCGATGAGGGGGTTGGACCAGCTGAAGACGGGGAAGGGGCCTGCGACGGTGAAGACGCTGGCATGCACAATGTCGGTGATCTTGGCATCGAGCGTGGCCAGCATCCTCAAGATCCAGAACAGGGGCGCCAAGCTTGGAACCGTCACTCCAATGGATCAAGTCCTGTGGAGGACCCACCTGCTCGAAGCCTCGCTCATAG GCTACACCCTTTTTCTTGCTTTAGTGATTGATCGGTTGCACCACTACCTCAGGAAGCTGGTCAGTTTGAAAACAACAGTTGGTACATCTCGAGAGGAAGTTGATAATCTTAAGAAAGAGCAGCAAAGTTTTAAAGAGAAGGAAAAGACATCTCTAAGTGAGAGAAAAAAGCTCCATGAAGAAGTGACACGCTTAAAAGAGAGGCTGCAGAAGTTAAAGTTAGATTCGGAGGAGCATGAGAAACGAGCGCAGACTGCCGAAGCCCATGTTGCCGCCCTCCAAAAACAATCTGAAGAACTACTACTTGAGTACGACCATCTGTTGGAGGACAACCAAATCCTTCAAACTCGGGCTCTAGCATTCAGAAATTGA